A region of Polynucleobacter sp. JS-Mosq-20-D10 DNA encodes the following proteins:
- a CDS encoding TolC family protein, with protein sequence MGYKNSISTDLEVADLICGQIKTSDMIIAIAIPIKRVACVVASLFFASSVFAQTNAPIPASVTVQVSQSNDFLSTPPVVSNETANPANAQSLFAPVTKSDTPKIYTKGAPSGPTDMDLRQLWNELKLNNPQLSSLRESYLSAKATVPQINAPTNPQVGLVWSGMPVNSPFALGGANTPTSQNPNGISSNNAISIAQPFQFPGKKSLASDIANTNAEALLAQSEATYLQLGAQLSTLYYGALASQKQLQVLKESVMRLEMIKNVAKARYSNNAAAYVEYLNAQVSQSAAQADQFNVERQLQVALNNINTLVGRHSREKLVLRGDVRRAMNSVPTLIELEDYAETSHPSLKSSALQLDAARKGVDLAKKAYLPEFQVIGSSYTPRGPFSANNGAMFYQFELDLIIPLYFFTKEKYGVEQAQRNQAAAEAGNISNRQQIVLAVNSAYASYEQAKNQTQFLKERQVPQADAAYKVGLTQYSNNGQGFNDLLTAQTQLRNLEVQLALAESNLLQAQAVLLVTSGKEPF encoded by the coding sequence TTGGGCTACAAAAACAGTATTAGTACAGATTTAGAGGTAGCCGATTTGATTTGCGGCCAGATAAAAACGAGCGACATGATTATTGCTATTGCAATCCCCATCAAACGGGTTGCCTGTGTCGTTGCCTCTCTATTTTTTGCCTCCTCTGTGTTTGCCCAAACTAATGCTCCGATTCCGGCCAGCGTCACAGTTCAAGTGAGTCAATCCAATGATTTTTTATCGACTCCGCCAGTAGTTAGTAATGAGACTGCTAACCCCGCCAATGCCCAATCACTATTTGCACCGGTAACGAAGAGCGATACCCCCAAGATTTATACCAAGGGCGCTCCATCTGGTCCAACGGATATGGATTTGCGTCAACTGTGGAATGAACTCAAACTCAATAACCCACAGTTATCTTCATTGCGTGAGTCCTATTTATCCGCAAAGGCAACTGTGCCGCAGATCAATGCGCCAACTAACCCTCAGGTTGGTTTGGTATGGTCGGGCATGCCAGTAAACTCCCCATTTGCATTGGGTGGAGCAAATACACCAACGTCACAGAACCCCAATGGGATTAGCAGTAATAACGCGATCTCGATAGCTCAGCCATTTCAGTTCCCAGGCAAGAAGAGTTTGGCATCCGATATTGCCAATACCAATGCTGAGGCGCTCTTAGCGCAAAGCGAAGCTACCTATTTACAGCTAGGCGCTCAACTATCAACTCTGTATTACGGCGCATTAGCATCACAAAAGCAATTGCAAGTCTTAAAAGAATCTGTCATGCGCTTGGAGATGATTAAGAACGTAGCAAAGGCACGTTACTCTAATAATGCAGCTGCTTATGTTGAATACCTCAACGCACAGGTATCGCAAAGCGCGGCGCAAGCAGATCAATTTAATGTTGAACGTCAGCTACAGGTAGCGCTCAACAATATTAATACTTTGGTGGGTCGTCACTCGAGAGAAAAACTCGTGTTGCGTGGCGATGTTCGCCGTGCCATGAACAGTGTGCCGACTTTGATTGAGCTAGAGGATTACGCTGAAACTAGTCATCCGTCATTGAAGAGTTCTGCTTTGCAATTAGATGCTGCTCGTAAGGGTGTTGATTTGGCGAAGAAGGCTTATTTGCCCGAATTTCAGGTGATTGGTTCCTCGTATACGCCTCGTGGACCATTTTCAGCCAACAATGGTGCAATGTTCTATCAGTTTGAGCTTGATCTCATCATTCCGCTGTATTTCTTTACCAAAGAAAAGTATGGGGTAGAACAGGCGCAGCGTAATCAAGCGGCTGCAGAGGCAGGCAATATCTCCAATCGTCAACAAATTGTGTTGGCTGTGAATAGCGCTTATGCTAGCTACGAACAAGCTAAGAATCAAACCCAGTTTCTGAAAGAGCGCCAAGTTCCTCAAGCGGATGCTGCTTACAAAGTGGGCTTAACTCAGTACTCAAATAACGGTCAGGGATTTAACGATTTGCTGACAGCGCAAACGCAATTGCGCAATCTTGAAGTTCAATTAGCGCTTGCGGAGAGTAATCTACTGCAAGCCCAAGCGGTATTGCTGGTGACATCTGGCAAAGAACCTTTTTAA
- a CDS encoding carbohydrate porin, with the protein MPHKSYLLLLSLLAVLGSTTAHAQKAGSGSDQIATFASPIESFPTEGELFGLPVNVHGQTTYINQRYNNFTSSYSGMRSLSNDKAMSYTWSGTLFLGARIAPDTDIYFNPEVISGVPFSNLNGLGGFTNGEATKANGAQAKFYSARAFARHTINQEGDKVVLENEANQITQTVSSNRVVLTGGQFSTLDIFDDSRYAKDPRIQFMNWGNMTYLAYDYAADARGYSWGLAGEWYLDHWVMRASRMLAPKSPNGRDLNWQIFNTYGDQVEVERQHHIADLPGKVSVLAYRNKMMLARFSDATNYIDQNPSTRQGTQAINNVRNNMQYKTGIGLHGEQALTKDLGIYGRAFTSDGHTETMSFTEADNSISVGMGMNGTSWKRPHDSIGISAMQNGLSSYRRGYLQAGGVSYFIGDYAGPSQTISYSPERIGEVYYNAIVMKNVLAGLNFQHIINPAYNSARGPVNILSFRIHAEF; encoded by the coding sequence ATGCCCCACAAATCCTATCTTCTCCTGTTGAGCTTGCTTGCTGTCCTTGGTAGCACGACTGCGCACGCCCAGAAGGCGGGTTCTGGTTCGGATCAGATTGCTACATTTGCATCTCCCATTGAGAGCTTTCCTACTGAGGGGGAACTCTTTGGATTGCCAGTCAATGTCCACGGGCAAACTACGTATATCAATCAGCGATATAACAACTTCACATCCTCGTATTCCGGCATGCGAAGTCTGTCCAACGATAAGGCGATGAGCTATACCTGGTCAGGCACTTTATTTCTTGGTGCTCGTATCGCACCAGATACCGATATCTATTTCAATCCAGAAGTGATTTCTGGAGTACCTTTTTCTAACTTAAATGGCTTAGGTGGTTTCACAAACGGTGAGGCGACAAAAGCTAATGGTGCGCAAGCCAAGTTTTACTCTGCTCGTGCCTTTGCGCGCCACACAATAAATCAAGAGGGCGATAAAGTCGTTCTAGAGAATGAAGCGAATCAAATTACGCAAACTGTCAGCAGTAATCGCGTAGTGCTCACTGGCGGTCAATTTTCTACACTCGATATTTTTGATGACAGCCGTTATGCCAAAGATCCCCGTATTCAGTTTATGAACTGGGGCAATATGACCTATCTAGCCTATGACTATGCAGCCGATGCGAGAGGCTACAGCTGGGGCTTGGCAGGCGAGTGGTATCTCGATCACTGGGTCATGCGCGCCTCACGCATGCTCGCCCCAAAATCACCGAATGGCCGCGATCTCAATTGGCAAATCTTCAACACCTATGGTGATCAAGTAGAGGTAGAGCGCCAACACCATATTGCTGATCTGCCTGGTAAGGTCAGTGTCTTAGCTTATCGCAACAAAATGATGTTGGCACGTTTCTCGGACGCCACTAATTACATTGATCAAAATCCCAGCACTCGCCAAGGGACCCAAGCCATTAATAATGTTCGCAACAATATGCAGTACAAAACCGGTATTGGTCTGCATGGTGAGCAGGCTCTAACGAAAGATCTTGGTATCTATGGTCGTGCCTTTACTTCCGATGGTCATACCGAAACGATGTCTTTTACTGAGGCAGATAATTCCATATCTGTGGGCATGGGCATGAATGGCACAAGTTGGAAACGGCCGCATGACAGTATTGGTATCTCTGCAATGCAAAATGGTTTATCAAGCTATCGTCGCGGCTATCTACAAGCAGGAGGCGTGTCTTATTTCATTGGCGACTACGCTGGCCCAAGTCAAACGATTTCCTATTCACCTGAGCGGATTGGTGAGGTCTATTACAACGCCATCGTCATGAAGAATGTTTTAGCAGGCCTGAACTTTCAGCACATCATCAATCCGGCTTACAACTCTGCCCGCGGACCAGTCAACATCCTGTCATTTAGAATTCATGCTGAGTTTTAA
- the recR gene encoding recombination mediator RecR — MARQEAPQDALGRLIEALRVLPGVGPKSAQRMAFYLLQHDRNGAAVLAQSLGEAVETVGHCARCNTFSETQICGTCMDDRRDPSLLCIVETPADQVMVEQTMSFKGNYFVLMGRISPLDGMGPNEIHFDRLLNRIEAPDTGVPVREVVLATNFTSEGEATAHYIGEVLKSKGIKVTRIARGIPVGGELEYVDAGTLARALMDRR, encoded by the coding sequence ATGGCACGTCAAGAAGCTCCGCAAGATGCCCTTGGTCGTTTGATCGAGGCATTGCGCGTATTGCCTGGAGTAGGACCAAAGTCAGCACAGCGCATGGCTTTCTATCTGCTGCAGCATGATCGCAATGGCGCAGCAGTGCTTGCTCAGTCATTGGGTGAAGCCGTTGAGACTGTAGGTCACTGCGCACGTTGCAACACCTTCTCCGAAACCCAAATCTGCGGCACTTGTATGGATGACCGTCGTGATCCATCCTTACTATGCATTGTGGAAACACCCGCTGACCAAGTGATGGTCGAGCAGACCATGAGTTTCAAGGGTAATTACTTTGTATTAATGGGGCGTATCTCACCACTGGATGGCATGGGCCCCAATGAAATTCATTTTGATCGACTACTCAATCGAATTGAAGCGCCCGATACTGGAGTGCCAGTCAGGGAAGTAGTTCTGGCAACGAATTTCACCAGTGAAGGTGAAGCTACAGCCCACTACATTGGTGAAGTACTTAAATCCAAAGGCATCAAAGTTACCAGAATCGCCAGAGGTATTCCGGTAGGTGGTGAGCTCGAGTATGTCGATGCAGGCACCTTGGCCAGAGCGCTCATGGATCGCCGCTAA
- a CDS encoding YbaB/EbfC family nucleoid-associated protein translates to MMKGGLAGLMKQAQQMQEKMKVAQEQLAALEVTGQAAGGLVKVTISGKHEMKRVQIDPRAMDDREMLEDLLVTAYTEAFKQVEAASSQVMSGATAGMPMPPGFKLPF, encoded by the coding sequence ATGATGAAAGGTGGCCTTGCGGGTTTGATGAAACAAGCCCAGCAGATGCAAGAGAAGATGAAAGTAGCGCAAGAGCAATTGGCCGCACTCGAAGTCACCGGCCAAGCTGCTGGTGGTTTAGTCAAAGTCACTATCTCTGGCAAACACGAAATGAAACGTGTGCAGATTGATCCACGTGCAATGGATGATCGTGAAATGCTTGAAGACTTATTAGTTACTGCCTATACAGAAGCATTCAAGCAAGTAGAAGCTGCTAGCTCACAAGTAATGTCTGGTGCTACTGCGGGTATGCCAATGCCTCCTGGCTTTAAGTTGCCGTTTTAA
- the dnaX gene encoding DNA polymerase III subunit gamma/tau gives MTALALARSWRPKTFSQLVGQDHVVKALTHALDQGRLHHAWLFTGTRGVGKTTIARIMAKALNCTGEDGQGRMTSEPCGKCPACLEIDAGRFVDYIEMDAASNRGVDDIAALLEKAAYAPSNARYKVYMIDEVHMLTNHAFNAMLKTLEEPPEHVKFILATTDPQKIPVTILSRCLQFNLKQMPVPLIVEHLEKVLAAEKVDCDTNALRVLAKAAQGSMRDALSLTDQAIAYAAGKVSEEAVRGMLGTLDDAYLIKILDALIAKDGATLLAIANEMGERSMSFSLALADLSSLIQKIAAAQIVPESVLEDWPEAAEIRRLASVLTKEEAQLFYQISITSRPDLSLAPDEQTGFAMTLLRMLAFRPGNDTPSRVVSNSGNSAPPVASAARASAPANQTAAPVRSAPAASAAPAAKPAASVPTASSADRPDWHALMRQLPIKGLVQQLAFQTELQDWEDSPAGVRAIVVTPMPQLASEASVGRLADALTAHFGKPVKVVIEKGEVEGKTVAKVDAQIHQEKRQNAEQMIAQDPFIQQLEKEFGAKVVGGSVKPI, from the coding sequence ATGACAGCATTGGCTTTAGCCCGTTCGTGGCGCCCTAAAACATTCTCCCAATTGGTAGGACAAGACCATGTGGTTAAGGCTTTAACCCATGCCTTAGACCAGGGTCGACTACACCACGCTTGGCTCTTTACAGGCACTCGCGGGGTCGGAAAGACTACCATTGCCCGAATTATGGCCAAAGCCCTCAATTGCACTGGGGAAGATGGCCAAGGCCGCATGACCTCAGAACCTTGCGGGAAATGCCCAGCTTGCCTAGAAATCGATGCAGGACGCTTTGTTGACTATATTGAGATGGATGCTGCGAGTAATCGCGGGGTAGACGACATTGCTGCTCTATTAGAGAAGGCAGCCTACGCACCCAGTAATGCACGTTACAAGGTTTACATGATTGACGAGGTGCACATGCTCACCAATCATGCCTTTAATGCCATGCTCAAAACCCTCGAAGAGCCACCTGAACATGTGAAGTTCATACTAGCAACTACCGATCCTCAAAAGATCCCCGTAACCATTCTGTCGCGTTGCTTGCAGTTCAATCTCAAGCAAATGCCCGTACCGCTCATCGTTGAGCACCTAGAAAAAGTGCTCGCTGCAGAAAAAGTCGACTGTGACACCAATGCACTGCGTGTTTTGGCAAAAGCAGCGCAAGGCTCGATGCGAGATGCTTTATCGCTGACTGATCAAGCCATCGCCTATGCTGCTGGCAAAGTATCTGAAGAAGCGGTGCGCGGCATGCTTGGCACTTTAGATGATGCCTATCTCATTAAAATCTTAGATGCACTCATTGCCAAAGACGGCGCAACACTATTGGCAATCGCTAATGAGATGGGTGAGCGCAGTATGTCTTTCTCATTAGCGCTGGCTGATCTATCTAGTCTTATTCAGAAAATTGCAGCCGCGCAAATTGTTCCCGAGTCAGTTTTAGAAGATTGGCCAGAAGCTGCAGAAATTCGTCGCTTAGCTAGCGTACTGACAAAAGAAGAAGCACAACTCTTCTACCAAATTAGCATTACCAGTCGTCCCGATTTATCACTCGCACCCGATGAGCAAACTGGCTTTGCCATGACACTCCTGCGGATGTTGGCTTTTCGTCCCGGCAATGACACTCCTAGTAGGGTGGTGAGTAACAGCGGCAACTCCGCACCGCCAGTAGCATCGGCAGCAAGAGCCTCTGCACCAGCAAATCAAACCGCTGCCCCAGTCAGGTCTGCGCCTGCAGCTTCAGCGGCTCCAGCAGCTAAGCCTGCTGCATCAGTACCAACTGCATCCAGTGCAGATCGTCCAGACTGGCATGCCTTGATGCGCCAGTTGCCGATTAAAGGTTTAGTGCAACAGTTAGCGTTTCAGACAGAGTTACAAGATTGGGAAGATTCACCAGCAGGTGTGCGCGCCATTGTGGTGACGCCTATGCCGCAATTAGCTTCTGAAGCCTCTGTTGGTCGTCTTGCAGATGCATTAACAGCACACTTTGGAAAGCCCGTGAAAGTAGTAATAGAGAAGGGTGAGGTCGAAGGTAAGACCGTAGCTAAAGTCGATGCCCAAATACACCAAGAGAAAAGACAAAACGCAGAGCAAATGATTGCGCAAGATCCATTTATTCAGCAATTAGAAAAAGAGTTTGGAGCCAAAGTAGTGGGTGGCTCTGTGAAGCCAATCTAA
- a CDS encoding polymer-forming cytoskeletal protein, translated as MFDRKQTSSQLSFTNEIGSGSKVLGNLEGNGNIRVLGHFVGNITEAPESKGTLVIDKDGVLTGDLHYTNLIVAGTIEGTITVDEKIEVYPGALIHGDIHYKSIDIHPNARVNGLLTCAVLDKGALNPSDVIAFDLTKKIAS; from the coding sequence ATGTTTGATAGAAAACAAACTAGCTCACAACTATCCTTTACTAATGAAATTGGTTCGGGATCTAAAGTGCTTGGAAACCTGGAGGGTAATGGCAATATCCGAGTTTTAGGTCATTTTGTGGGTAATATTACAGAAGCGCCTGAGAGTAAAGGAACCTTAGTGATCGACAAAGATGGGGTCCTTACCGGTGATTTGCATTACACCAATCTGATTGTTGCTGGGACGATTGAAGGCACCATTACCGTAGATGAAAAAATTGAGGTCTATCCAGGTGCACTGATTCACGGCGATATTCACTATAAATCGATTGATATCCATCCAAATGCCAGAGTCAACGGGCTTCTAACCTGCGCAGTGTTAGATAAGGGTGCACTTAACCCATCGGATGTGATTGCCTTTGATCTCACCAAAAAGATCGCCTCATAA
- a CDS encoding HD domain-containing protein yields MNHFVHALAFSAEKHKNQRRKDAQITPYINHPIELVNVLVNEGGVMSWDVLCAALLHDVIEDTQTTEEELVAQFGKKVAAIVMEVSDDKSLTKEVRKRLQIEHAPFASHEAKLVKLADKICNLRDMLAAPPTGWDLQRKQDYFAWSAAVIAGIRGTNSKMEKIFDGLMDQVHQIQ; encoded by the coding sequence ATTAATCATTTTGTCCATGCTCTGGCATTTTCAGCTGAGAAACATAAAAACCAGCGACGTAAAGATGCACAAATTACGCCGTATATTAATCACCCCATTGAGCTAGTTAACGTTTTAGTGAACGAGGGCGGAGTGATGTCCTGGGATGTACTGTGCGCAGCGCTCTTGCATGATGTCATTGAAGATACACAAACGACCGAAGAAGAATTAGTTGCTCAATTTGGTAAAAAAGTCGCTGCCATCGTGATGGAGGTTAGTGACGATAAGTCCCTTACTAAAGAAGTGCGTAAACGCTTGCAAATTGAACATGCTCCTTTTGCTAGTCACGAAGCTAAGCTAGTTAAACTCGCTGATAAGATTTGCAACCTGCGTGATATGTTGGCCGCGCCGCCAACAGGCTGGGATCTTCAGCGTAAGCAAGATTATTTTGCCTGGTCCGCTGCCGTCATTGCCGGTATTCGGGGAACGAATTCGAAGATGGAAAAGATTTTTGATGGCTTAATGGATCAGGTGCATCAAATCCAATAG
- a CDS encoding ion transporter, which produces MNLQSISLSSLNLHIRKRVFDLFFNHQIKANYCNQFERFITYMIVLNMAGLVLEHIPVFYETREHLFHIFDVVSLAIFSIEYVLRVYVAPEDPAFSSAKYPRLAYCKSPFALIDLVSILPFYLSAFFEADLRILRALRLLRLLKLFRALAPAFNEFLELNKDKSYRYKIYALVNETPTSGNLHHIFDMFIVTWVIVSVLAVIFESVHSISYHLHSEFIILDTIAVVIFSTEYIMRIYSAPEDPKYQAWFKGRLRYACRPTSIIDFMAVVPFYLESLLHHLFDLRFLRVFRLMRLLKLARYSGATQSLFTVIQREWPVMKAAVFILLLLVMLAACLGYVFEHEAQPDKFENIPQAIYWSVITLASVGYGDISPITPAGRAVTIVIALLGIGIFAIPAAILSSALSDQLRIERERMMNELYHMLEDGVISADEQELIEAEAKRLHLSQGELARLLEKAKVEMGVEHAPDAKGSKGPKAAAASEMSLEFLSKHPELAAEQLKITISKLQQIVSVSDQQELGKFADNPSNVTALQSNVLKLLLQHSGAKEPKKDA; this is translated from the coding sequence ATGAATCTCCAGTCGATTTCATTGTCTAGTTTGAACTTACACATCCGTAAGCGGGTATTTGACTTGTTCTTTAATCACCAGATTAAAGCGAATTATTGCAACCAGTTCGAGCGCTTTATTACGTACATGATCGTACTGAATATGGCAGGTTTAGTACTTGAGCATATTCCGGTGTTCTATGAAACTCGGGAACACCTCTTTCATATTTTTGATGTGGTCTCGCTGGCTATCTTTTCGATTGAATACGTCTTGCGCGTGTATGTTGCCCCAGAAGATCCTGCCTTTAGTTCGGCTAAATATCCTCGTCTTGCTTACTGCAAGAGCCCATTTGCCCTCATTGATTTGGTATCGATTTTACCGTTCTACTTAAGCGCTTTCTTTGAGGCTGATTTACGGATTCTGAGAGCCCTGCGTTTATTGCGTTTACTCAAGCTCTTTCGCGCTTTGGCACCAGCGTTCAACGAGTTTTTAGAGCTGAACAAAGACAAATCGTATCGTTATAAGATTTATGCCCTAGTCAATGAAACACCGACCAGCGGTAACCTACATCACATCTTTGATATGTTTATCGTGACCTGGGTCATTGTGTCGGTGCTAGCTGTGATTTTTGAATCAGTCCACAGTATTAGTTACCACCTACATTCTGAATTTATTATTCTCGATACTATTGCAGTGGTGATTTTCTCGACAGAATACATCATGAGGATTTATAGCGCCCCTGAGGATCCTAAGTACCAGGCTTGGTTCAAAGGACGCTTAAGATACGCATGTAGGCCAACGAGCATTATTGATTTTATGGCAGTTGTGCCATTCTATTTAGAGAGTCTGCTTCATCACCTCTTTGACTTGCGCTTCTTGCGAGTCTTTAGATTGATGCGTTTACTAAAGCTAGCGCGTTATTCTGGCGCCACTCAATCCTTATTTACTGTGATTCAACGCGAGTGGCCTGTCATGAAGGCTGCGGTTTTCATTTTGCTATTACTTGTCATGCTCGCCGCCTGTTTAGGTTATGTCTTTGAGCATGAAGCTCAGCCCGATAAGTTTGAAAATATTCCCCAAGCAATTTATTGGTCTGTGATTACTTTGGCCAGCGTAGGTTATGGTGACATTTCTCCCATTACCCCTGCAGGTAGAGCCGTTACCATTGTCATAGCGCTCTTGGGAATTGGTATTTTTGCGATTCCGGCAGCGATTCTTTCATCTGCGCTGAGTGATCAACTACGGATTGAGCGCGAAAGAATGATGAATGAGCTCTATCACATGCTAGAAGATGGTGTGATTTCAGCCGATGAACAAGAACTCATTGAGGCCGAGGCTAAGCGTTTGCATCTATCTCAGGGAGAGCTTGCGCGCTTATTAGAAAAGGCCAAGGTGGAGATGGGTGTGGAGCATGCGCCAGATGCCAAGGGCAGTAAGGGTCCTAAGGCAGCCGCCGCAAGCGAAATGAGTCTAGAGTTTTTATCGAAGCATCCTGAACTTGCTGCAGAACAGCTCAAGATCACCATCTCCAAACTACAGCAAATTGTGAGCGTATCGGATCAACAGGAGCTTGGTAAATTTGCCGATAATCCGAGTAATGTCACCGCGCTGCAAAGTAATGTGCTCAAGTTACTCTTACAGCATAGTGGGGCAAAAGAGCCTAAGAAAGATGCATAG
- a CDS encoding putative quorum-sensing-regulated virulence factor: MPQAIIFDVEATDKTDAVIIEAASLDVTSINPLSVGNPWVQRYNPGKPISLGALATHHILDEELVNCPASSSFRLPAGTKYIIGHSVDFDWEAIGKPEVKRICTLALARSLWPDLDSHTQSALLYHFERSTAREQLRDAHSALADVWICSKILGQIIEKLKPTSLDALWEMSEKARIPTIMPFGKHKGELISQVPSDYKQWMLRQDNVSEYLRKALQT, translated from the coding sequence ATGCCCCAAGCCATTATTTTTGATGTTGAAGCCACCGATAAGACGGATGCCGTCATTATTGAAGCAGCCTCTTTAGATGTCACTTCAATTAATCCATTATCCGTTGGCAACCCTTGGGTACAACGTTATAACCCAGGTAAGCCGATTAGCTTAGGCGCACTAGCAACCCACCACATCTTGGATGAAGAATTGGTCAATTGCCCGGCTAGCAGCTCTTTTAGATTGCCTGCTGGTACCAAGTACATCATTGGCCATAGCGTGGATTTTGACTGGGAGGCGATTGGTAAGCCCGAAGTCAAACGCATTTGCACACTAGCGCTTGCCCGAAGTCTTTGGCCTGATCTCGATAGCCATACACAAAGTGCCCTGCTCTATCACTTTGAACGCTCGACGGCCAGAGAGCAACTGCGTGATGCTCATAGTGCTTTAGCGGATGTGTGGATTTGCTCCAAGATACTTGGGCAGATTATTGAGAAGCTCAAACCCACCTCTCTAGATGCTTTATGGGAGATGTCTGAAAAGGCTCGCATTCCGACCATCATGCCTTTTGGTAAACATAAGGGTGAGCTAATTAGCCAAGTACCATCGGACTACAAGCAATGGATGCTACGCCAAGACAATGTTTCTGAATACCTTCGCAAAGCATTGCAGACTTAA
- a CDS encoding TIGR00645 family protein, translating to MIDDKQTYIDKKLRPLPRWIFMSRWLQAPLYIGLIVAQGVYVWQFWLELAHLISMMSEKNMTETSLMLIVLGLIDVVMISNLLVMVIVGGWETFVSRLELENHPDQPEWLSHVNAGVLKVKLATAIIGISSIHLLKTFINASSHDEKTLLWQTVIHMTFVFSAVAIAYTEKLVTSTHKQH from the coding sequence ATGATCGATGACAAGCAAACCTATATAGATAAGAAATTACGCCCACTGCCACGCTGGATATTTATGTCTCGCTGGTTGCAGGCGCCACTCTACATTGGCCTGATTGTGGCTCAGGGCGTTTATGTTTGGCAGTTTTGGTTAGAGTTAGCCCATCTGATTAGCATGATGTCAGAAAAGAACATGACAGAAACTTCGCTCATGCTCATTGTGTTGGGCTTGATTGATGTGGTGATGATCTCTAACTTGCTAGTCATGGTAATCGTTGGCGGCTGGGAAACTTTCGTTTCACGTTTGGAGTTAGAAAATCACCCTGATCAGCCTGAGTGGTTATCTCATGTCAATGCAGGCGTACTCAAGGTGAAGTTGGCAACCGCCATTATTGGTATTTCATCTATTCATTTACTGAAGACTTTTATTAATGCATCCTCGCACGATGAAAAAACTTTGCTGTGGCAAACCGTTATTCACATGACCTTTGTATTTTCAGCAGTAGCGATTGCATATACAGAAAAGCTAGTGACCTCAACACATAAGCAGCACTAA
- a CDS encoding Y-family DNA polymerase, whose product MNQAGQTNQLFALVDVNNFYVSCERVFAPKLEDVPMVVLSNNDGCAVARSAEVKALGVKMGTPWFQMKDLAQQHGIQAYSSNYTLYGDMSGRVVEVLRKFTPNLEVYSIDESFLQIETVLKQYADPTSLGQIMKQDVKDTTGLPVCVGIGASKTLAKLANHLAKKNPQFAGVCDISSMPKAVLYQWMAETAVGEVWGIGGKTAKKLKELKINSIFDLVQISPQAMRQQFGVVIERICYELRGVSCLQLEEVAPAKQQIISSRSFGKPVTSMEGLSESVATHAARGAEKLRSQKSVTGALTIFVQTNPHKPFEPQHHQSITVVLSDPSDNTLTLTSAALTGLKQIYKAGFKYKKAGVILNLLADKPTMQQSLFDDMEVKGKSAGLMKAMDSINSRFGNAAIKTAASGTKQDWQMRSNNRSPNYTTQWDELPVVR is encoded by the coding sequence ATGAACCAAGCCGGCCAAACCAATCAACTCTTCGCACTGGTCGATGTAAACAATTTCTATGTATCTTGCGAGCGTGTATTCGCTCCCAAACTGGAAGATGTACCGATGGTGGTGCTATCGAATAACGATGGTTGCGCCGTAGCACGTAGTGCTGAAGTGAAAGCGCTGGGTGTGAAGATGGGTACACCTTGGTTTCAGATGAAAGATCTGGCTCAGCAACATGGTATCCAAGCCTATTCATCAAACTACACCTTGTATGGCGATATGAGTGGCAGAGTAGTAGAAGTCTTAAGAAAGTTCACGCCCAATTTAGAGGTCTACAGCATTGATGAGAGCTTTCTGCAAATCGAGACAGTACTCAAGCAATATGCTGATCCCACTAGCTTGGGTCAAATCATGAAGCAAGATGTTAAAGACACTACAGGCTTGCCGGTATGCGTTGGTATTGGGGCTAGTAAGACTCTTGCTAAATTAGCGAATCATTTGGCTAAAAAAAACCCACAGTTTGCTGGCGTGTGTGACATCAGCTCAATGCCTAAAGCAGTGCTCTATCAGTGGATGGCCGAGACAGCAGTAGGTGAGGTGTGGGGCATTGGTGGGAAGACTGCCAAGAAACTCAAAGAGCTCAAGATCAATAGCATATTTGATCTAGTGCAAATATCGCCACAAGCCATGCGTCAACAGTTTGGCGTTGTGATTGAGCGTATTTGCTATGAGTTGCGCGGAGTATCTTGCCTACAGTTAGAAGAAGTGGCGCCAGCTAAACAACAAATTATTTCCTCAAGAAGTTTTGGTAAGCCAGTGACTTCAATGGAAGGGTTGTCTGAGTCTGTTGCCACTCATGCCGCAAGAGGCGCTGAGAAGCTCAGAAGCCAGAAGTCGGTTACGGGCGCGCTCACAATCTTTGTGCAAACTAACCCGCACAAACCATTTGAGCCACAACATCATCAAAGCATCACAGTAGTTCTGAGTGATCCTAGTGACAACACCTTAACGCTGACTAGCGCCGCATTAACAGGTTTGAAGCAAATCTACAAAGCAGGCTTTAAGTACAAGAAGGCAGGAGTAATTCTGAATCTCTTGGCCGATAAACCGACGATGCAGCAATCGCTATTTGATGACATGGAAGTCAAAGGCAAGTCCGCTGGACTCATGAAGGCCATGGACTCCATTAATAGCCGCTTTGGTAATGCCGCCATTAAAACCGCAGCATCTGGAACTAAGCAAGATTGGCAAATGAGATCAAACAACAGGTCGCCGAACTACACCACGCAGTGGGATGAGTTGCCGGTAGTGCGCTAA